DNA from Paraburkholderia largidicola:
CAACGGCACGCCCAGCGTGTCCTCGAGTTGCCGGATCTGCTGCGAGAGCGTGGGCTGCGACACGTGTAGCGCTTCGGCGGCGCGGGTGAAATTGCGATGTTGTGCGACCGCTATGAAGTAACGGATGTGCCGGAGCAGCATGGCGGTCCTTCAGACTATTCATACTGCCGTTAAATGGAAAAGTCAGCGGGTAGAGCGCCGCAGGCGTCTGCTGCAACTTTAGTCAAGGTTACGAAAGCCTGAGATTGTGGCTAACTATTGGTCCTACCTATAGCCACAATCATAAACCGGTCTTGGACACTATGGCAGATCGCGTCCATTCTTTGTTCAACGCAGCGCAACGCACGGCACCGAACGACTGAATGGAGCGAATCATGCAAGAGATCATCGACGGTTTTCTGAAGTTTCAGCGCGACGTGTTTCCGGCGCGCAAAGAGTTGTTCCGCAAGCTGGCCACCAGCCAGACGCCGCGAACCCTGTTCATCTCCTGTTCGGACAGCCGCATGGTGCCCGAACTGGTCACGCAGCGCGAACCGGGCGACCTGTTCGTGATCCGCAATGCCGGCAACATCGTGCCTTCGTTTGGGCCGGAGCCAGGCGGCGTGTCGGCCACGGTCGAGTATGCGGTGGCCGCGCTAGGCGTCACCGATGTCGTGATCTGCGGCCATTCCGATTGCGGCGCGATGACGGCCGTGGCGACCTGCAAGTGCCTCGATCACATGCCCGCCGTCGCCAACTGGCTGCGTTACGCCGATTCAGCGAAGCTTGTCAACGAATCGCGCGAGCATGCCACGCAGCGCGAACGCGTGGA
Protein-coding regions in this window:
- a CDS encoding carbonic anhydrase, which encodes MQEIIDGFLKFQRDVFPARKELFRKLATSQTPRTLFISCSDSRMVPELVTQREPGDLFVIRNAGNIVPSFGPEPGGVSATVEYAVAALGVTDVVICGHSDCGAMTAVATCKCLDHMPAVANWLRYADSAKLVNESREHATQRERVDSMVRENVIAQLNNLKTHPSVALALAQGRLNLHGWVYDIESGSIDALDGTTRQFVSLSGHPDVNATR